One Gloeothece verrucosa PCC 7822 DNA window includes the following coding sequences:
- a CDS encoding PRC-barrel domain-containing protein yields the protein MALYKLRDFIPDYQEYFDHDDILKYDLYVGNDKVGSIDDLLVDDKGQFRYFLINTGIWLFGKKVLLPVGLARIDYIEHRVHADTLSKEQVENLPEYSEDMTVDFEHEEGVRKVYRSGRREKTPAGLGVGYGGADSAPSTPNTTPSVDLSAGYDGYDKDSYDYNLDRDLYDLSEQNHAKLLSSQERLRLRRQNR from the coding sequence ATGGCTCTCTATAAACTCAGAGATTTTATTCCCGACTATCAAGAATATTTTGATCACGACGACATATTAAAATACGATCTTTACGTCGGAAATGATAAAGTAGGTTCAATAGACGACCTGTTAGTCGATGATAAAGGACAATTTCGCTATTTTTTAATTAATACAGGAATTTGGCTATTTGGCAAAAAAGTTTTACTCCCTGTAGGATTAGCTCGTATTGATTATATTGAACATCGGGTTCATGCAGACACTCTCAGCAAAGAACAGGTAGAAAATTTACCCGAATATAGCGAAGATATGACGGTTGATTTTGAGCATGAAGAGGGAGTGAGAAAAGTTTACCGCTCTGGGCGACGAGAAAAAACGCCTGCTGGTTTAGGTGTTGGTTATGGGGGAGCAGATAGTGCCCCTTCAACTCCTAATACTACCCCTAGCGTAGATCTCAGTGCCGGTTATGATGGCTATGATAAAGATTCTTATGATTACAATCTAGATCGAGATTTATACGATCTTAGCGAACAAAATCATGCAAAATTACTTTCTTCTCAAGAGCGACTGCGTCTGCGTCGTCAAAACCGTTAA
- a CDS encoding sulfite exporter TauE/SafE family protein has protein sequence MILIWLCLASILGWFVSTLAGGGSSLILIPLVGMMLGTAAIPPVITIGCIFGNGERSLAYRDRINWQVIRWELPGALIGSILGVFTLTTLKLEWLTILIAIFLIFSGINYIFKKETASFKVKAWYFFPAGFVFAFISGILGGTGPLLAPFYINYGLKKEELLATQAMTRTVIHIVKVIAYGVFGLLELPYFSYGVLLGLAAFPGNWLGHLVLQKISERRFRQLVISFIIFSGLLLLWQQRKILSDYQYF, from the coding sequence ATGATTTTAATTTGGCTGTGTTTAGCAAGTATATTAGGCTGGTTTGTGAGTACCTTAGCCGGCGGGGGCAGTTCTTTAATTTTAATCCCCCTCGTGGGGATGATGTTAGGAACAGCCGCTATTCCCCCTGTGATTACCATTGGATGTATATTTGGCAATGGTGAACGCAGTTTGGCTTATCGAGACAGGATTAATTGGCAAGTGATTCGTTGGGAGTTACCCGGGGCGTTAATCGGTTCAATTTTAGGTGTATTTACTTTAACAACCCTTAAGCTAGAATGGTTAACCATCTTAATTGCTATTTTTTTAATTTTTTCAGGGATAAATTACATTTTTAAAAAAGAAACAGCATCTTTTAAGGTAAAGGCTTGGTATTTTTTCCCTGCGGGCTTTGTTTTTGCCTTTATATCGGGAATTTTAGGGGGGACAGGTCCGTTATTAGCTCCTTTTTATATTAATTATGGCTTGAAAAAAGAAGAACTCCTGGCAACTCAAGCCATGACTCGGACGGTTATTCATATTGTCAAAGTCATTGCTTATGGCGTTTTTGGACTTTTAGAGCTACCCTATTTTAGCTATGGTGTTCTCTTGGGCCTTGCGGCTTTTCCGGGCAATTGGTTAGGCCATCTGGTTTTACAAAAAATTAGTGAGCGGCGCTTTCGTCAATTGGTCATCTCTTTTATCATTTTTAGTGGCCTGTTGCTCCTGTGGCAACAACGGAAAATTCTGTCAGATTATCAATATTTTTAA
- a CDS encoding sigma 54-interacting transcriptional regulator produces the protein MNGHINQSQLTNPTQKNIKNSQNRSSLSEQFVQEIVLAPSCPYLEDLHPYIKPIPVHETLLGNSKISQKLAAQVQEALTDLKPILLQGPPGSGKTFIAGFIHAHSAIQKGLFIEFNLSNLLQNRAESLKLDILWIIEHLNQHLGRGTVLFDNVHLLPEADQVRLLEAITSEQVSPSIRFVLASAKPLSAGKFNIHQIKLFCLAQRKKDLVEFADYFLKKYCQERGRSLLSLSQAGLRRLMSYNYSENLGELEIILKRAVIMTQKEQTVIPEQVLWSVQSPKNTFRIDLLNQIPILRRFFLSQWWVQPFWLLMMAVFIPVVILGLVGPQERENSLTLNLFWAWWWPFYLLLFPLVGRLWCSVCPFMITGEWLRKISWRLFHYRLKPWPKKWLNRWGAWLLWAGFVLIYLWEKLWNLPHRAYLSAWLLLIITAGAVGFSLIYERRLWCRYLCPIGGMNGMFAKLSVLELRSIEHICGNLCSAKSCQKANGAVPASFPEAFANEGQASQGCPVYSIPAQLQDNRDCVLCMSCLKTCPNRSVQLNLRFPAVDLWENNQGFWAEAALLLLLLGGVLMHHSRVFLGWFGWGDLPLDSEHLLLALPSVLGLLSLPAIAIYLTHRLSVWIDPEMPDFLTVVYAYLPLTLVANLVYYIPTIIQESGQFLPVMARSFGFSGVGLPSLVFSTDVSNFLVGIVLLTFVPFSVFPLLKITQRPWSKNIPHLVLMLGFLGLFWQLMLN, from the coding sequence ATGAATGGTCATATTAATCAAAGCCAGTTAACTAACCCTACACAGAAGAATATTAAGAATTCTCAAAACCGATCTTCTTTGTCTGAACAGTTTGTTCAAGAAATCGTTCTTGCTCCTAGTTGCCCTTATTTAGAGGACCTACATCCCTATATAAAACCGATCCCGGTTCACGAAACTCTTTTAGGCAATAGTAAAATCAGTCAAAAATTAGCGGCTCAAGTGCAAGAAGCCTTGACAGATTTAAAGCCAATTCTTTTACAAGGCCCCCCCGGGAGCGGCAAAACTTTTATAGCTGGATTTATTCATGCTCATTCGGCCATACAAAAAGGATTATTTATTGAATTTAACCTCAGCAACTTATTACAAAATCGAGCCGAATCACTAAAGCTTGATATTTTATGGATTATTGAACATCTCAACCAGCATTTAGGCCGAGGTACAGTTTTATTTGATAACGTACATCTGTTACCGGAAGCTGACCAAGTGCGGCTATTAGAAGCGATTACCAGTGAACAAGTTTCTCCTTCTATCCGCTTTGTTCTTGCTAGTGCTAAACCCCTCTCTGCGGGAAAGTTCAATATACACCAAATCAAGCTTTTTTGTTTAGCACAACGGAAAAAAGACTTGGTAGAATTTGCCGACTATTTTCTCAAAAAATATTGTCAAGAAAGGGGGCGTTCCCTGTTAAGCCTTAGTCAAGCAGGCCTGCGGCGTTTAATGAGTTATAACTATTCAGAGAATTTAGGGGAATTAGAAATCATTCTCAAGCGGGCTGTCATTATGACTCAAAAAGAGCAAACTGTCATTCCTGAACAAGTTTTATGGTCAGTACAGTCCCCGAAAAATACTTTCAGAATCGATTTACTCAATCAAATACCTATTTTACGTCGTTTTTTCCTCAGTCAATGGTGGGTGCAACCTTTCTGGCTGTTGATGATGGCGGTTTTTATTCCTGTGGTTATTTTGGGGTTAGTTGGGCCACAAGAGCGAGAAAATAGCTTGACTTTAAATTTATTTTGGGCTTGGTGGTGGCCGTTTTATCTATTACTGTTTCCCCTGGTTGGTCGTCTTTGGTGTAGTGTTTGCCCTTTTATGATTACAGGGGAATGGCTCAGAAAAATTTCTTGGCGGCTATTTCATTATCGTCTCAAACCCTGGCCGAAAAAATGGCTCAATCGTTGGGGTGCTTGGCTACTTTGGGCGGGATTTGTATTGATTTATTTATGGGAAAAGCTTTGGAATTTGCCCCATAGGGCCTATCTTTCTGCTTGGTTACTGTTGATTATTACAGCCGGTGCGGTGGGATTTAGCCTGATTTATGAGCGTCGTCTTTGGTGTCGTTATCTTTGTCCCATTGGCGGCATGAATGGAATGTTTGCTAAACTCTCTGTGCTGGAATTGCGTTCAATAGAACATATTTGTGGGAATTTATGCAGTGCAAAAAGCTGTCAAAAGGCTAATGGTGCTGTGCCGGCCTCTTTTCCTGAAGCTTTTGCTAATGAAGGACAAGCGAGTCAGGGTTGTCCTGTATATTCTATTCCAGCGCAATTACAAGATAATCGAGATTGTGTGTTATGTATGAGTTGTTTAAAAACCTGTCCTAATCGTTCTGTTCAGCTTAATTTACGTTTTCCGGCTGTGGATTTATGGGAAAATAATCAGGGATTTTGGGCAGAAGCGGCTTTGTTATTATTGCTTTTAGGGGGTGTTTTGATGCACCACTCTCGAGTTTTTCTCGGTTGGTTCGGTTGGGGAGATTTGCCGTTAGATTCTGAGCATTTGTTGTTAGCTTTGCCGAGCGTTTTAGGTTTATTGAGTTTGCCGGCTATCGCCATTTATTTAACCCATCGTCTCAGCGTTTGGATTGATCCAGAAATGCCCGATTTTTTAACGGTGGTTTATGCTTATTTGCCTCTGACTTTGGTGGCTAATTTGGTTTATTATATCCCGACAATAATTCAAGAGTCAGGACAGTTTTTGCCAGTCATGGCTAGAAGTTTTGGTTTTAGTGGAGTGGGTTTACCGAGTTTAGTTTTTAGTACAGATGTTTCTAATTTTTTAGTGGGAATTGTTTTACTGACTTTTGTTCCTTTTAGCGTTTTTCCGTTATTGAAAATTACTCAGCGCCCTTGGTCAAAAAATATTCCTCACCTGGTTTTAATGTTGGGATTTTTGGGGCTGTTTTGGCAGTTAATGCTCAATTAG